The following nucleotide sequence is from Ahniella affigens.
GTCGCCGGGTATTCGCATATGACGCCGCATGGCGAGGTGTTCCTGTCTGGCGGCTCATGCACCGATGGCGATGTCATTCGCCTGATGAGCGAGAAGCAGCGCGCAACGGTCAGCGAACATGGCGGCATTCTGCATCACATTCTCAAATATGCCTTCGTCAAATACGCCGACCAGTGCAAGGCGTTCTTCGGACACTGTGGCGATGCCCGTGCCTGGGAGGTGGTGATGGCGGTTGGATTTGTGCCGACCCAGCATCAGTATCTGATTGCACATTGGCACCAACCGCTGGCCGAAGCGGAGAAGGCGACGCTGATTGGCCAGATCAATGCGATTGGGCCGTTCTGAGATTGGGCCGTTCTGATCTCGACGCAACGGTCGGTGGTTGAAGGTCGCTGCGCGGCGTTGCGCGTGCGCTCCGCGACCTGCAAGGCGCGTGCTCGTCACCAAGTGTGTTCCAGATTGTCACGGCGGAATCGTCGGTGATCGTCTAGCGATGGTTTGAACCGGTCCACCCTGGACCGTCAGACCCGCGTCGAGTGTGGTGCGTATCCGGACTCGGTTCCAAAGAATCAATTACTTACGTCATTGGTTTCAGGCAGGCCATTCATGGTTTGCGTCGACTCTGCGCGCGTGCAGAGGCTCCTCAACACGATGCGACTGCTCGGCAAGCGGAGTAGTACCATCAACTTGCGGTGTGCGATCCGGCGCGCTCAAGCGTTGGTTCCTGCACCGATCTACCAACAGGAGCCCGCCATGTCTCGCTTTCGCTTTGGTCTTACGTTCCTGCTTGGTCTCGCCGCCTTACTGAGCACTGACCTCGCACTGCCTTACAGTTACACCATGATGCGGGACGCCGACCTGCGCGCGCAGGCACCGGTGGTCTACACCGCGCGCGTTGAGGCAGTGCTAGGCGGCTTTGCGACCCCTGGCGGCATTGAAACCCGCTATCGGCTCAGCCTTGGCAACGTGCTGCAAGGGCGGCTGCGCGACCGACCAATCGTGCTGGCGCTGCCAGGGGGCGAACTGCCCAATGGTGCGGGGCAAATGGCCTACGGTGTGCCGACCCTGAAAGCTGGCGAACGCGTGCTGCTGTTTGCGGCAGTGCGCCGTGACGGCATTCACCAGGCCATGCAGCTGAGCCTCGGTGTGTTTTTTGAACAAACGGTGGGCGGGCAGCGTGTTTACATGCGCTATCTGGACGCTGACAGCGCGACACCCAAGTCCCGCAATAGCAGCTACCAGCGCGTCCGCGATGCCGCGGGCTTCGAGATGTGGCTGCGCGACGCCGACGCGGCACCCGACGATGCGCCGTATTTCTTGGATGGGCCAGCGTTTGCCAACGAGCAGGCCAAGTTCAATCTGCTGCGCGATACGACGAGCACACAACCCATCCGTTGGTTTCAGTTTGATACGAACACGGCGCTGCTTTGGGTGTCGACCGTCGGCAGTGATCCAACGATCACAGCAAACCGCTTTACCATGCTGACGAACGCCGCCAATGCGTTGACCAATGATGCTGGGAGTCGGCTGACCGTGACGCACGCGTCGGGCACGATCGCGTCGCCCGACACGCACTGCAATGACTTGGTTTCGGATGGCCATAGCGTGCTGTGGAACGACCCGTTGAATCAGTTGGCGGGTTCATACAGCTGTGCGGGCGGCGGCACGCTCGCGTTTGGTGGCCCGTGCTACTCGAATGCCCTGCAGAACTCCAACGGTCAGCAGTATCACAACGCTTTCGAAGGCCGCATTACGGTGCAGGATGGCGTCGGCTGTGAGTTCAACGGCAACAGTGGTGCGGATGGCGCCGAGGTGATGCTGCATGAGATGGGGCACGTTGTCGGGCTCGCGCACTCGTGTGGCGACTCGGCAACGGGCAGTTGCTCTGGTGGCAGTGCTGCCGATAACGCCATCATGCGGGCGTTTGCGCATCTCGATGGACGGGGTGCCACGTTGCAGCCCGACGACCTGGCGGCCCTCACATTTGTCTATCCGGTTCCCGCCGTTCCGCCGAATCTGACCATTTCTGACGTGTCCGTCACGGAAGGCAATGCGGGCACCACTACGGCGACGTTTACGGTCAGCCTCAGCGCGGCCACGAATCAGGCGGTTACGTTCAACTTTGCGACCGCAGATGGGACTGCGACAACGGCCAATTCGGACTACGTGAGCAGCTCCGGATCGCGCAATATTGCCGCAGGGCAGACCAGTACGACGATCAACGTCACGGTCAACGGCGACACCGCCATCGAGGCCAACGAGACGTTTGTTGTCAACCTCACGAATGTCGTCAATGCGGTGGCGGTCGATGCCCAAGGCACCGGGACCATCACGAACGACGATGTCCCACCGACACTCAGCATCAACGATGCGAGCGTGACCGAAGGCAACGCAGGCACCAAGCTGATGACGTTTACGGTGAGTTTGAGTGCGGCCAGCAGCCAATTGGTCACCGCAACGTTCAATTCGGCAAACGGTACTGCCACGACTGCGAACGCCGACTATCTGGTCGCGAGCGGCTTGGTTTCATTGCCGGCCGGGCAACTCAGCGCGTCCGTCAACGTGACGATCAATGGCGACACGGCGCAAGAGGCCGATGAGACGCTGTTCGTCAACTTGAGCAGCCCAAGCAATGCGACATTGGCCGACGGTCAGGGCCTGGGCACGATTCTGGACGACGACAATCGAATCTTTGCCCATAGCTTTGAGTAGTATGCGTGCTAGCTACAGACTGCTACACGCCACTTTACTAAGTGGCGGTGAGCACTTACCAAGACGCGATGAGCGCTGGCAGCGCCAAGCGCTTTGCTTGTTGCGCCGTACGTAATTACTCAAAGCCGTTTGCAAAAATCAGACTGCTGGCACCGCTGATCGTGATGTCCACACGCTGCATGCTGCAGGCATTCGTGTTGCCACTAGCGCAGACGCGGTAGACAAACCGATCGGTCGTTGCCGAGTTGCCATTGTGCGTGTAGCTGAAGGTGCCATTCGCGTTTAGCGTGATCGAACCATTCGCAGGGCCCGGAAACGCAGTCGTGCTGAGTACGAGTGCAGTGCCATTCGGATGGGTGTCGTTTGCCAACAATGAGCTGGCGCCGCCGCTCGTGGTGGTCGCAGTGCCGCCGGTGGCCACATTGATGGTTTCCGCGACGGGCTCGGGCACGCGTATCGTGGCGAAATGCCAGTTGGTGGTCGAACTGAAGCGCATGCGCGCACTCGTGATCTGGATGTTATTTCCCGACAAAAAACTGCCGCCCAGTTCGCACACTGCGAGACCGGTGAACGTCGTGTCGATGATTGCTGTGATCTTGCACCCCGTTCCGACGCCGCCGTACGTCAATTGGACCGTGTAGTCGTCGGCATTGCCTGCAGTGCGGTCGTTGCCAGCCCGCGCGAGACGCAAGGTGGCCACATCATCGGCAGTCAGCGTGCGCTGATCTTCATCGGAGAACTGGCCCTGCTGCATGATCGCTTCGGTGCCGCTGGCGCTGAGGAGGGTAGAGACCGTCCGATCGCCATTCGCCGCAAAGGTTTGTCCAGCCGGCAGCGCCGTCAGATCACGGGCGTAGGTGCTGAAGTCGAACGGCGGCTCTTGCAGCGCGAATGGATTATTGCTGTTTCGGCGGTACCAGTGCATGTTGACGTCATCGCCGCGCGTATCGTCGCCGCTCCCGCGAACATTGTCGGCGCCAATGGTCAAATTGAAGGCATTGTCCGCACCATCCGTGGTCTTCGTGTACTCGAGATCAGAGCCGGTCAGTCCTGATTCGTTCGCCAGGTTCGGGTGGGCGAGCCCGATGCAATGGCCGAGCTCATGCATCATCGTTGATTCCCAGTCGACCTGGCTTGCGGTCAGCTGATTGTCGGAACCTGAGCGCAGATTGCCGACCGACTGTTGCATCTGATTCCAGTGGGCAATCGCGTTCTGCAGTGGTACGACCATGTCGGTCTGATTATTGGTAGTCGGCTCGATGCACACGTCGACGGAGATGGCACCGCCGGTGCCTGAGTAGCCCTCGGGATGCGCGACCATGTCGACGCCATTGCCTTCACCTGCGAACACGAACGTCCCCGCCGTGCCGGTCGAGCTCATCAGGGCGATACTCAAGCCCAGTGCCAATCGATTCATGCTCATGGCTTGGCCTCCTGCTTTTGGGTCGCTACGCAACGCGAATCGGTGGCGAGTGCATACATGGCTTGCGCCAGGCTCTGCCATTCCTGCAGTTCGCGAAGATCGGGGTGCCGACTGGCGTCCCAGTCCAGATCACGGTACGCGAAGATCTCAGCAGTCGACCGTCTGAGTGGGTAACGGGTCAGTACGGTCAGTACCGCTTCGGAGCGTTCGAACACTTGGCCCGCCGTGCGCGCTAGTTCATTGTCTAGAGATTCAACCTGCTCCGCCAAGTTCGGCCCGCGGTTTTGACGCCAAGTCACCGTTTGCAACGCTTCCAACAAGTCCTGATGCAAACGGTCGTCCAGTCGGAATGCGCAGTCACCGGGATGCTTCCAATGTTCGGGCCGATGCACCCGCACGCCACCGTCTTCATGCAAATCCACGATAACGGCTTTGTCTTCCGCGACCAAATCAGCTGACCAGCTTTGGTACCGCAGCTGTACCGTTTGCGCGAAGCCCACCTGGCTTAGAACCAGCAATCCAATCGATATGCAAAACCGACGCATGAGATCATCCCCTCTGCTACCCGTTGCAGCTTAGGACATTCGCCGGTTTTTCGCTTCTGTCTTCAGTCGGGTTTTTTGTGAAGACGCTGTGCAGACGCACCCTCACAGCGAATGACCGCAGGTGGTCCCGGTGGCGCGTCGCGTGTGCTCACGGTCCGTAACTCAGTCGTGGCCAGCGGAAGTCAGCGGATTTGGCTATCATCACCCTCCGAAGCGGGGGTGCCGGCCCGCCTGAACGGGGTCGCCGGCTGAGAAACACCCTTCGAACCTGATCCGTCTGACCGCGGCGTAGGGAGCTTCATCGGTTTCGGCAGTTTGCCGCCGCCGCATGGGCTTGCTTGCGTCTGGAGAAAAGCCCATGAATGCACAATTGAATGAAGTCATTGCTGCCACCGAAGCGCTGAGCGAATCCGTCACGCGTCCGATCCCTGGCTCGCGCAAAGTGTATGTGGGCGGCTCTCGCGCCGACCTCAAAGTCCCCATGCGTGAAATCGCCGTCAGCGATAC
It contains:
- a CDS encoding Calx-beta domain-containing protein, producing MSRFRFGLTFLLGLAALLSTDLALPYSYTMMRDADLRAQAPVVYTARVEAVLGGFATPGGIETRYRLSLGNVLQGRLRDRPIVLALPGGELPNGAGQMAYGVPTLKAGERVLLFAAVRRDGIHQAMQLSLGVFFEQTVGGQRVYMRYLDADSATPKSRNSSYQRVRDAAGFEMWLRDADAAPDDAPYFLDGPAFANEQAKFNLLRDTTSTQPIRWFQFDTNTALLWVSTVGSDPTITANRFTMLTNAANALTNDAGSRLTVTHASGTIASPDTHCNDLVSDGHSVLWNDPLNQLAGSYSCAGGGTLAFGGPCYSNALQNSNGQQYHNAFEGRITVQDGVGCEFNGNSGADGAEVMLHEMGHVVGLAHSCGDSATGSCSGGSAADNAIMRAFAHLDGRGATLQPDDLAALTFVYPVPAVPPNLTISDVSVTEGNAGTTTATFTVSLSAATNQAVTFNFATADGTATTANSDYVSSSGSRNIAAGQTSTTINVTVNGDTAIEANETFVVNLTNVVNAVAVDAQGTGTITNDDVPPTLSINDASVTEGNAGTKLMTFTVSLSAASSQLVTATFNSANGTATTANADYLVASGLVSLPAGQLSASVNVTINGDTAQEADETLFVNLSSPSNATLADGQGLGTILDDDNRIFAHSFE
- a CDS encoding Ig-like domain-containing protein, giving the protein MSMNRLALGLSIALMSSTGTAGTFVFAGEGNGVDMVAHPEGYSGTGGAISVDVCIEPTTNNQTDMVVPLQNAIAHWNQMQQSVGNLRSGSDNQLTASQVDWESTMMHELGHCIGLAHPNLANESGLTGSDLEYTKTTDGADNAFNLTIGADNVRGSGDDTRGDDVNMHWYRRNSNNPFALQEPPFDFSTYARDLTALPAGQTFAANGDRTVSTLLSASGTEAIMQQGQFSDEDQRTLTADDVATLRLARAGNDRTAGNADDYTVQLTYGGVGTGCKITAIIDTTFTGLAVCELGGSFLSGNNIQITSARMRFSSTTNWHFATIRVPEPVAETINVATGGTATTTSGGASSLLANDTHPNGTALVLSTTAFPGPANGSITLNANGTFSYTHNGNSATTDRFVYRVCASGNTNACSMQRVDITISGASSLIFANGFE